CAATTTATCCGGTACAAACCTCAACGAAGCTAACTTGGAAGGGGCTGATTTGACCGGTGCCAATCTGCAAAATGCCGATCTGCGAGGAGCCATGGTCACCAATGCCACCCTCAACCGAGCTAATTTGACTTCGGCTAACTTTGCCTTTGCTAAACTCTACGACGTGGATGTGACCGGTGCCACCGTTGAGGGTATGAACATCCAAAATGCGGAAATTTACAACACGGGCATTGGTATTGGCGGCGGCGACGATTGATGGCCTTGACTGGAGTTGGGCGAGGAAAAGGCGATCGCCATGGCTCAATGGTTAACGGCCATGTTCCTGTCTTTCCTGTTCAATTTCCATTCTGATTTCCGATTCCAGTTCTTTACCAAGAAAATAGTTTAAAAAAGTCCTGATTACAGCGATTAGCCCTAGTTTGCTCAAGCTTTCTAGGGTAGGGGCGATGGTGGTGGAAAGGATATCTGCCCCCAATTGGAATTCCAGGGCTAGAGCCAACCACAAACCGAATTGCAAGCGAATACTGTTGAAAAATTTGGGCGTATTCATAGTACGGCGATCGCCAGCCCAGACCATTTGCAAAGTTTTCACTAGCCCGAGAATAATACACAGCACGGAAACACTTTCCAGCACAAACCTGGTAATGCTGACTAAATTGCCCAGATAATGATCCAAAATTTCCATAGTTTTATTCCTTTGCCTTTTAGTCTAGTTTTGGTCAAGAAATTGACCGATTTTTTTGGCCGCCGTAGCCAAAATATCCGGCTCCTGTACTAAGGCAAAACGTACATAACCTTCCCCCCCTGCACCAAAGCCAGACCCTGGAGAAAGGGCAACACCGGTTTTAGCCACCAGTTTTTGACAAAATTCCAAGGAATTGCCAAGCCAACTTTCAGGTAATGGTGCCCAAACATACATGGTGGCAGTGGGCAGAGGCACAGCCCAGCCAATCTTCGCTAAAGCATCAATCAATGTTGCCCGGCGTTGGGCAAAAATTTGCACGGTTTGTTGCACAGTTTCCGGTGGACTTTCCAGGGCGGCGATTGCCCCTTGGAGAATGCCTGCGTATTGATTAAAATCCACCACCGCTTTGATTTTTTTCAGGGCAGAAATTAACTGGATATTACCAATGGCAAAACCAATACGGAAGCCCCCCATATTATAGGATTTGGAAAAGGTAAAAAATTCAATGGCACAGGATTTTTGTCGGTCTGCTTGCAAAACTGACGGTGGCATTGCTATACCATCAAAAACCAAATCCATGTAGGGAAAATCATGTACTAATACTAAATCATGGTCACGACAAAACTGCACCGCCGTTTGAAAAAATTCTAAGCTGGCGATCGCCGTGGTGGGATTGTGGGGATAGCTGAGCACCGTCATTTTGGCCTTGGCTAAAACTGAGTTGGGAATGGCCGTAAACACTGGCAAAAATTGGTTTTCCGAGCGCAACGCCATGGGATAAATTTCTCCCCCCGCCAGGTACACGCCCCCCATGTGGGAGGGATAACCAGGGTCCATCAACAGAGCCACATCGCCGGGATTCAACACCGCCAACGGTAAATGGGCTGTGCCTTCCTGGGAACCAATCAGGGGCAGCACTTCCGTTTCCGCATCCACCGCTAGGCCAAAACGCTTTTCGTACCAAACGGCGATCGCCTGCCGCAATGGTAGGGTTCCCTGGTGCAATAAATAACCATGGGTGCTGGGATCTTCTAAAGCTTTGGCGATCGTGGCCAGAATGGGGGCAGGAGTAGGTAAATCAGAGGAGCCAAGGGAAAGATCAATAATGGTTTGACCCTGGGCCCGGGCTTGGGCCTTAGCCAAGTCCATATCAGCAAAAACATTACCACCAAAGGCGTTGAGACGATCAGCAAATTGCATAAACAAAACTATTTTATTAGAAACTTTGTAATCGAATTGGTTAGCGTTCGTAACAGCTAATAAATTCTCGAATTACCCAACCCCAAACCCGATAACGATCCTGATAATAACCAGCAACTTTGGCCCAAGGGCGGCCTTGTTGGTCAAAATCAATTTCTAGGATTTCCACTTCTCGATTATTTCTTAAAGCATTAATAACTTGACCATTGGGACTTTCTCTAACATTGAGAGGCGTACCGGTAGGATCAGTAACTTTACAAATTTCCTTTGCTTGGGAAGGAATTGCTGTTAAGACGAAGCAAAAAATGCTGGTTAAAAATAAACTTTTAAAGAAAGCCATTGGCAAAAAATCTACTATTCCGTCAGGACTTGTTTACACGTCATAGCCAAACAAGTTGGGATTAACTTCGGTTAAATTAATATCCCCCAAACCGTACTCGGCCCAGCGTTGGCTGACCTGCTCCGCCATGGCTGGATCGGACTCCAATACTTCTCCCCATTCATGATCCGTTTCCGGGGGAATTTTGGTGGTGGCATCAATACCCATGCGGCCGCCCAAACCAATTTTTTCACTGGCAAAATCGAGGCTGTCAAAGGGGGTTTCCGGCAAAATAAACACGTCCCGCACCGGGTCAACTTTGGAGCTGATGGCCCAGACCACCTGGCGGGGATCGCGGATGTTAATACTCTTATCCACCACAATGACGAATTTGGTGTAGGTAAATTGGGGTAGAGCACTCCAAAAAGCCAGGGCCGCCCGCTTAGCTTGCCCCGGAT
The genomic region above belongs to Synechocystis sp. PCC 6803 substr. PCC-P and contains:
- a CDS encoding DUF1622 domain-containing protein is translated as MEILDHYLGNLVSITRFVLESVSVLCIILGLVKTLQMVWAGDRRTMNTPKFFNSIRLQFGLWLALALEFQLGADILSTTIAPTLESLSKLGLIAVIRTFLNYFLGKELESEIRMEIEQERQEHGR
- a CDS encoding SH3 domain-containing protein; translated protein: MAFFKSLFLTSIFCFVLTAIPSQAKEICKVTDPTGTPLNVRESPNGQVINALRNNREVEILEIDFDQQGRPWAKVAGYYQDRYRVWGWVIREFISCYER
- a CDS encoding LL-diaminopimelate aminotransferase, producing the protein MQFADRLNAFGGNVFADMDLAKAQARAQGQTIIDLSLGSSDLPTPAPILATIAKALEDPSTHGYLLHQGTLPLRQAIAVWYEKRFGLAVDAETEVLPLIGSQEGTAHLPLAVLNPGDVALLMDPGYPSHMGGVYLAGGEIYPMALRSENQFLPVFTAIPNSVLAKAKMTVLSYPHNPTTAIASLEFFQTAVQFCRDHDLVLVHDFPYMDLVFDGIAMPPSVLQADRQKSCAIEFFTFSKSYNMGGFRIGFAIGNIQLISALKKIKAVVDFNQYAGILQGAIAALESPPETVQQTVQIFAQRRATLIDALAKIGWAVPLPTATMYVWAPLPESWLGNSLEFCQKLVAKTGVALSPGSGFGAGGEGYVRFALVQEPDILATAAKKIGQFLDQN
- a CDS encoding pentapeptide repeat-containing protein, with the protein product MMKTIKSPLIALGLIFASPLLWGGTAIAENANQVQQLLETNACMNCDLSGADLSGAHLIGADLRNANLSGTNLNEANLEGADLTGANLQNADLRGAMVTNATLNRANLTSANFAFAKLYDVDVTGATVEGMNIQNAEIYNTGIGIGGGDD